Proteins encoded together in one Vitis vinifera cultivar Pinot Noir 40024 chromosome 4, ASM3070453v1 window:
- the LOC100243783 gene encoding la-related protein 1C isoform X1: MATANSSAPTGPHLSPRYSPDGHSSPKSRRSAARGAVTSPWTQVVRGESESITAAPSSPVSSQEQIVVSSDCSPTKATSDSPASPEDSSQVEAQLESSDNGNGNAGKRPAWNKPSNGVAEVGPVMGASSWPALSESARASAKSASDSLKSPTDGSISTPPAQVHVQGSGNASSPSHKQVNNNPIPSSTPSHALPTRQKSMKRGDRSGGSSSANAGLPQPAAPQGPVMEVPPNNSSPRDHTNRSIHPEGGQRGGFVPQSHSGNDYPHQRGSYRKGNSGPHSRGDGSHHHGYGGRRDQDRVNHDWNPHRNFNREPHMQPRVVARGFIRPPSHSSAQFIAPPHLRPFGNPILYQELASPVSQVVYVPAPHADPLRTVPFVAPMPHPMFFPPQDHQLHAKLVAQIDYYFSNENLIKDIYLRQNMDEQGWVPVKLIAGFKKVKLLTENIQLILEAVRTSTIVEVQGDKLRRRGDWMKWIMPPSVQFSPLSSPQSIGSSSYDTLAARFQNVTLGEQTTNYSTVRSEADVHVEAFSSRSSSGDLNSQSKPYSSEGPSQVGVQGGPDRSNSAKNFK, translated from the exons ATGGCAACTGCTAATTCATCGGCTCCCACTGGTCCGCATCTTTCGCCGCGATATTCACCGGACGGTCACAGTAGTCCCAAATCGCGGCGCTCGGCTGCTCGGGGCGCGGTGACGTCGCCCTGGACGCAGGTGGTGCGTGGTGAATCGGAATCGATCACCGCGGCTCCATCTTCACCCGTATCGTCTCAGGAGCAAATTGTGGTTTCGTCTGATTGCTCGCCTACGAAAGCGACTTCGGATTCTCCGGCTTCGCCGGAGGATTCTTCGCAAGTGGAGGCTCAACTGGAAAGTTCTGATAACGGCAACGGCAATGCCGGTAAGCGGCCGGCGTGGAATAAGCCTTCGAATGGCGTTGCTGAGGTTGGGCCTGTGATGGGGGCCAGTTCTTGGCCCGCTCTCTCAGAGTCCGCCAGAGCTTCTGCTAAATCTGCGTCTGATTCATTGAAAAGTCCCACAGATGGATCCATCTCGACGCCGCCGGCTCAGGTTCACGTTCAG GGGAGTGGAAATGCATCTTCTCCTTCACACAAACAAGTCAATAATAATCCAATTCCTAGTTCCACTCCGAGCCATGCTTTACCCACACGCCAGAAATCTATGAAGCGCGGTGACCGCAGTGGAGGGAGTAGTTCTGCCAATGCCGGCCTCCCTCAGCCGGCAGCTCCTCAGGGCCCAGTAATGGAAGTGCCTCCTAATAACTCTTCTCCTAGAGATCATACGAACAGAAGTATCCATCCGGAGGGTGGACAAAGGGGTGGATTTGTGCCACAATCCCATAGTGGTAACGATTACCCACATCAACGGGGTTCTTATCGAAAAGGAAATAGTGGCCCCCATTCACGGGGAGATGGTTCTCACCATCACGGTTATGGGGGCAGGCGTGACCAGGACCGTGTGAACCATGATTGGAATCCTCATCGAAATTTTAATAGAGAACCCCATATGCAGCCGCGAGTTGTTGCTAGGGGCTTTATTAGGCCCCCATCACATTCTTCTGCTCAGTTTATTGCTCCCCCTCATCTGCGACCTTTTGGTAATCCCATTCTTTACCAGG AATTGGCATCTCCAGTGTCTCAGGTGGTGTATGTTCCAGCTCCGCATGCAGACCCCCTCAGAACTGTGCCTTTTGTTGCACCAATGCCTCATCCAATGTTTTTTCCTCCCCAGGATCATCAGTTGCATGCTAAGTTAGTTGCTCAGATAGATTATTATTTCAG TAATGAGAATTTAATTAAAGATATTTACTTGAGGCAGAACATGGATGAACAGGGCTGGGTTCCTGTTAAATTAATAGCAGGCTTCaaaaaa GTGAAGCTTTTGACAGAAAATATCCAGCTCATATTGGAAGCTGTAAGAACTTCTACTATTGTGGAAGTACAG GGTGACAAATTAAGGAGGCGTGGTGATTGGATGAAATGGATAATGCCGCCATCTGTTCAGTTCTCTCCTCTTTCAAGCCCTCAGTCTATTGGAAGTTCTAGTTATGATACGCTGGCAGCTCGTTTCCAAAATGTCACACTAGGGGAGCAGACTACTAACTACAGTACTGTGAGGAGTGAAGCAGATGTCCATGTTGAGGCATTCTCAAGTAGATCATCATCTGGAGATTTGAATAGCCAGTCAAAGCCATACAGCAGCGAGGGGCCCAGCCAAGTTGGTGTTCAAGGAGGTCCTGATCGCTCAAATTCAGCAAAGAATTTCAAGTAA
- the LOC100260902 gene encoding protein FD yields the protein MLSSTGGEEANLSSGNNNNNRVSSSSSKSSSTSSSPSPFSPASSVLPTPRGKNMEEVWKDINLASLHDHPSREDLSVLPRPQNPHASFRGVILQDFLARPFNKEPPTSVASLDQSTVTEARIYGSLPPPPATVLSLNSGPEFHFLESSHPARPHSHLVQHNPISNVASFSAPFDALASSTGLTSFGKKRFSESDNNSCDRRHKRMIKNRESAARSRARKQERIFLPSTLFHYIKSRACNCFLKLCFCFCF from the coding sequence atGTTGTCATCAACAGGTGGCGAAGAAGCCAACTTGAGCAGCggcaacaataacaataacagaGTCTCGTCTTCGTCTTCAAAATCCTCATCAACCTCTTCGTCTCCATCACCCTTCTCGCCAGCTTCGTCTGTGCTCCCAACCCCAAGAGGCAAAAATATGGAAGAGGTCTGGAAAGACATCAatcttgcttctctccatgatCATCCCTCCCGAGAGGATCTCTCTGTGCTCCCACGTCCCCAGAATCCTCACGCCAGCTTCCGAGGTGTGATCCTCCAAGACTTTCTCGCTCGACCCTTCAACAAGGAGCCACCCACCAGTGTTGCTTCTCTTGACCAGTCCACCGTCACCGAGGCCCGCATCTACGGTTCTCTGCCGCCGCCTCCGGCCACTGTTTTGAGCTTGAATTCGGGGCCTGAGTTCCACTTTCTTGAAAGCTCACACCCGGCGAGGCCACACTCGCATTTGGTACAACACAACCCCATTTCAAATGTTGCTTCCTTCAGCGCTCCTTTTGATGCTTTAGCTTCCTCTACCGGCTTGACCTCATTTGGGAAGAAGAGGTTCTCGGAATCCGACAACAATTCCTGCGATCGACGGCATAAGCGTATGATCAAGAACCGTGAGTCCGCTGCTCGATCAAGAGCTCGAAAACAGGAACGTATCTTTCTACCATCTACCTTGTTTcattatataaaatcaagagcTTGCAATTGTTTTCTGAAGCtatgcttttgtttttgtttttga
- the LOC100243783 gene encoding la-related protein 1C isoform X2 produces the protein MATANSSAPTGPHLSPRYSPDGHSSPKSRRSAARGAVTSPWTQVVRGESESITAAPSSPVSSQEQIVVSSDCSPTKATSDSPASPEDSSQVEAQLESSDNGNGNAGKRPAWNKPSNGVAEVGPVMGASSWPALSESARASAKSASDSLKSPTDGSISTPPAQVHVQGSGNASSPSHKQVNNNPIPSSTPSHALPTRQKSMKRGDRSGGSSSANAGLPQPAAPQGPVMEVPPNNSSPRDHTNRSIHPEGGQRGGFVPQSHSGNDYPHQRGSYRKGNSGPHSRGDGSHHHGYGGRRDQDRVNHDWNPHRNFNREPHMQPRVVARGFIRPPSHSSAQFIAPPHLRPFELASPVSQVVYVPAPHADPLRTVPFVAPMPHPMFFPPQDHQLHAKLVAQIDYYFSNENLIKDIYLRQNMDEQGWVPVKLIAGFKKVKLLTENIQLILEAVRTSTIVEVQGDKLRRRGDWMKWIMPPSVQFSPLSSPQSIGSSSYDTLAARFQNVTLGEQTTNYSTVRSEADVHVEAFSSRSSSGDLNSQSKPYSSEGPSQVGVQGGPDRSNSAKNFK, from the exons ATGGCAACTGCTAATTCATCGGCTCCCACTGGTCCGCATCTTTCGCCGCGATATTCACCGGACGGTCACAGTAGTCCCAAATCGCGGCGCTCGGCTGCTCGGGGCGCGGTGACGTCGCCCTGGACGCAGGTGGTGCGTGGTGAATCGGAATCGATCACCGCGGCTCCATCTTCACCCGTATCGTCTCAGGAGCAAATTGTGGTTTCGTCTGATTGCTCGCCTACGAAAGCGACTTCGGATTCTCCGGCTTCGCCGGAGGATTCTTCGCAAGTGGAGGCTCAACTGGAAAGTTCTGATAACGGCAACGGCAATGCCGGTAAGCGGCCGGCGTGGAATAAGCCTTCGAATGGCGTTGCTGAGGTTGGGCCTGTGATGGGGGCCAGTTCTTGGCCCGCTCTCTCAGAGTCCGCCAGAGCTTCTGCTAAATCTGCGTCTGATTCATTGAAAAGTCCCACAGATGGATCCATCTCGACGCCGCCGGCTCAGGTTCACGTTCAG GGGAGTGGAAATGCATCTTCTCCTTCACACAAACAAGTCAATAATAATCCAATTCCTAGTTCCACTCCGAGCCATGCTTTACCCACACGCCAGAAATCTATGAAGCGCGGTGACCGCAGTGGAGGGAGTAGTTCTGCCAATGCCGGCCTCCCTCAGCCGGCAGCTCCTCAGGGCCCAGTAATGGAAGTGCCTCCTAATAACTCTTCTCCTAGAGATCATACGAACAGAAGTATCCATCCGGAGGGTGGACAAAGGGGTGGATTTGTGCCACAATCCCATAGTGGTAACGATTACCCACATCAACGGGGTTCTTATCGAAAAGGAAATAGTGGCCCCCATTCACGGGGAGATGGTTCTCACCATCACGGTTATGGGGGCAGGCGTGACCAGGACCGTGTGAACCATGATTGGAATCCTCATCGAAATTTTAATAGAGAACCCCATATGCAGCCGCGAGTTGTTGCTAGGGGCTTTATTAGGCCCCCATCACATTCTTCTGCTCAGTTTATTGCTCCCCCTCATCTGCGACCTTTTG AATTGGCATCTCCAGTGTCTCAGGTGGTGTATGTTCCAGCTCCGCATGCAGACCCCCTCAGAACTGTGCCTTTTGTTGCACCAATGCCTCATCCAATGTTTTTTCCTCCCCAGGATCATCAGTTGCATGCTAAGTTAGTTGCTCAGATAGATTATTATTTCAG TAATGAGAATTTAATTAAAGATATTTACTTGAGGCAGAACATGGATGAACAGGGCTGGGTTCCTGTTAAATTAATAGCAGGCTTCaaaaaa GTGAAGCTTTTGACAGAAAATATCCAGCTCATATTGGAAGCTGTAAGAACTTCTACTATTGTGGAAGTACAG GGTGACAAATTAAGGAGGCGTGGTGATTGGATGAAATGGATAATGCCGCCATCTGTTCAGTTCTCTCCTCTTTCAAGCCCTCAGTCTATTGGAAGTTCTAGTTATGATACGCTGGCAGCTCGTTTCCAAAATGTCACACTAGGGGAGCAGACTACTAACTACAGTACTGTGAGGAGTGAAGCAGATGTCCATGTTGAGGCATTCTCAAGTAGATCATCATCTGGAGATTTGAATAGCCAGTCAAAGCCATACAGCAGCGAGGGGCCCAGCCAAGTTGGTGTTCAAGGAGGTCCTGATCGCTCAAATTCAGCAAAGAATTTCAAGTAA